The genomic window CACACATTTAGGTACAAAAAAACActatttactataaaaaaaaaattaaaatataattataggAAACATACCAGCCTTATTTTTCCACCTTCAACATAAGATCGCGGTAATGTGAGAGTGAAACTGGGATTAGAACTTGTGCAGCTTCTCTCATTCCCATCTTTAGTTTTAGCGCATTTCTTAACTGTCTTACCCATACCTCCGCTGTAACTATTAGCCTctgcaaaaaaaatagaactattttCAGCATTTGAAaggtacaaaataaaattttcatgtcttgaattttttatttttgttatagtcttgaaaattaatttaatctaAAGAGAagaacaaatataaataaaaaaatacataaataaataaagtccaAGACTAGAAACATGTACTTATGTAACAACAAAATAATGTACTTTTGTAATTTGTATGGATAGGACTAAAACGTAATACTTTTACCTATAAATAAATGGCAAAATTACATCTTTAgtcttttaactttatttcaGGTAACGGTttagtcttttatctttttttataacattttagtccttttttcatgtttggatatgaATGTCAAGCTTCAAATTTAaagttttctttctttgttcgcTTTCAATCATAAATATATGTTATGCCGTAAAAGAATATCATAGATTTGAAGCGTGAAAAATCATATACAAACATGAATAAAGGACCAAAAAGGACAAAAATGgcgtaaaaaaaaagataaaggactaaatCGTTACCTAGAATAAAGTTAAAGGACTAAagatgtaattttgcctaagTAAATCAAAGGAAATAGATGAACTTGCCTGAAACTTTTTGCTGGATTGCattcatattaatttttctCCTGTCAATGCTAGTCCCTTGAGGTGTAACAACACTACCATTTGagttgattttctttttcttgaggGGTTGTTCAGTATTTTCACTCTCTTCCTCTTCTTGGTCATCATTGTACCTCATACTTGAATAGTCAATTTCTAGTTTACTATCATCAAATATAATGACATGAAAATCTGATCCTCCTTTGTATTGAAAAACTAAAAGATCTCCGCATCTAAGTGACCGTGCAAACCTTTTCCAATTCTGAATCCAAATATCTTCACCTTGTTGTACCCAACACATTTTGCAATCAGACCCATTTGGAAGTTTAAGAGATATTGGATTTGATACATCTTTCCAATATCTCTCTACAAAATTCCTTGGAATCATCTGCaagaacattttcaaaaacCGATGAGTTTCAGCTTGGATTGAACTAGTAATGAAGATTTATGTATCAAAGCATACATGCATGGTTGTTTGTTTTTAGTGTCAAAATTTTAGATGAAATCGgtctttggttttttttttttttttgacaagatgcAAACGTCATTCAAAATAATGAAAACCAAAGTCAATACACCAGCTGATTGAAGCAAATTATGTTGGGTCACTTACCATCCACATTTACCAAAATTACCTGAGCAAACCAGACCCATGGCAACAATACACATAGAGAGAACGGAAGCCAAATGGGCATTGCCATACCAAATATTTGGTCCTGACAACCAAACCAATTAGCTCCAAACATGGTCATTGGCCAATAAGAAAAGGGGATCCATAATCTTTATCTTTAAATATATTGATGATGAAAGGTTAAAGGTTAAAGGTTTGAGACTTTGGAGTGTGCTTCTCTCAAGGTCTCGTGTTTGAATCTTTCCAATGCCACTTTCTGTGTTGGGTCattccatacagagcaaaagcTCTAGCACTAGTGAACGATGGGGTATGTGTCTCTCAGATTAGTCAGTGTTggaaattgccttgaaaacaatgTGCAGAAGGTATGGTTGCTGCTGCCATTTGCGCATGAGGAGCAGGTTTTTCGTGCATGAGGCGCAGAACTGGCAGATGCAGCCTTTAGCTGCTGCCACTTGCGCATGAGGCGCGGGTTTTTTGCGCATGAGGCGCAACTCTGCAGTATATATACTGCTGTGTGTTTTTTCCGTAGATCTGAGGGAGCGGATGAGAGAGAAAATGAGGGTTTTGGAAAGGGGTTTTCCGCCAACATCAAGGATAGGGATAAGAGGGTTTCTCTTGGGTAATCTCTAGGGTTTGGAACtcattctttcatcttgtaaacacttattgattgaatctcggggagagattcgggaaaatggtagaatttaggaaaactctaaatccttgcaactcttgtattgaatctttgtaatcaagttttttcattgatagtggaacggagagtctctctcccccagagtaggttggTTTTAACATAACTGAGTAAACAATTTCATCGTGTTCTTTATCATTTTCATAGTTTTAGCTTTTGTGTTTAATTGCTTATTccatttgatttggttgcttATTCGTTTGTTCCACACACTAAAGGATTTATTGGTGTGGTTTCTTCGGATTCACAACAGTCAGTAATTGGGCCTGATATGGAGTCTTTAAAGAGATAAAAGTTAAAGTATATTGTATTGATGAGCCTAAGATGAtacaaaaatgataaaagtgaCTATAACTTTCTATATCTCTAATAGTCTCGGATACCACCAAACTAACTACAGAGAGGCATTTGAAGTGTGGAGAGGATGTTGATAATGGTGGTGGCCATCAATGGCAGTGTTGGGGCTTTATTCAAGAAGCCAAACAGTGTTGGGGCATTTCAACAAACACATTGACTACAAGCGGTTGTGTTAGGAAACCCTAACATTTTTCCCCCTAATCTCTAATAAATTACATTAGAGGGTTTCAAAAATGggtattttgttttgttaacaAGGGAATAAGTAATAATGCAAAAGAAATTGTACTtgtacttgaaaaaaaaaaagagtgaataGTTACGATGCTTACTAGGTTTTGGTCTTGTAACTGAGGAAGTTGAATAGTTTGGTAGAAGTGAATGCCCTTAGCATCACTGCCACGCCCATAATTTTCAAATGACATATGATagtaatgatgatgaagatgaagagacTGTGTTGTGTTGGTGGTTGGTGGTGAATACAGAAAACACTTGTTCCCTTTGACTTTTAGCCCCAATGTCCATACAAATCCAAAACGGTGTATATACTCCATCGGTCTCACTTGTTTCTTCCATATCgctttaatcattaatattttaaattgggCGGTTATATTACTCCAAGAATAAGTTATAAAATCTACTTCAAATTATGGCCTTTGATTTTAATATTcattaatggctaagattgattgatcataaaacataaagtgagacttatttttttattatattgaaaaattatcaaaagatactttaaataaaagagaatgaattaattataattattaagcaaaaatttatttttttatcacaccggaaaacaagaattttttacattatgcttcttttcttttctattttgcaAGTATACCATTTCTTTTTGTGGTGtatgtttttttgttacaagtatatatatgctttttttacggcactttttttttttgttagttaaatattttttgttttttttttataaatttgaacaataggttaatttaataatttaatttgtaatgattttgttgaagaaataaaCAGGTTTTTAGTAATGGATGTCAATGCTTTTGAAGAGGTTCCATTCCATGTACTCCGTCCGTCTCAAAATTATTGTCACAATTTGACTGtatgcactattcatacaatatatttttaccacatttttttactaatgtataaagataaatattagcctatgagatcttgttagatttgtctcgatgactactatcaaaatataaatttttcataattttatcaaaattgtgcatcTGCAAGTGTGCAGTAGTAAAATGTGATaattattttgggacagagggagtaatatGCCAGTAGAAGTGGAAACATctcatgaaaatattttaacagGTTCTGATCCTAATGCTAGCGAGAAATTAAATAGTGAACCTTATATTGAGATGGATCATTCAAAATTgttgaaaaagagaaagaacaaAGCAAGaatagttaatgttttttctttttggttgatTGGTGGTAGAATGAGTTGTGTATGTTGGTTTTCTGCTATATGTAGGTTCTTGGTTCTCTTTCCACTTAGCCTTGGTTCATCTTGTGCTAGTATTTTTATAAGAACATGtatcgatttttttttggtctagaccagttatttgtttttatgcaattgtattttatttcttaataattttttatgcataaaaaaaataagagagagGAATCATTGTTTTCACGattaatgattataattaatttcattctcttctatttaaagtatgttttgataattttccaATACAATAAAAACATAAGTCCCACTTTGTGTTTTATGATCAATTCATCTTAGCCATTAATGAATATTAAAATCAAAGGCCATGATTTGGAGTagcttttataacttactcttggagtcaat from Trifolium pratense cultivar HEN17-A07 linkage group LG1, ARS_RC_1.1, whole genome shotgun sequence includes these protein-coding regions:
- the LOC123913536 gene encoding B3 domain-containing transcription factor VRN1-like isoform X2, which codes for MEYIHRFGFVWTLGLKVKGNKCFLYSPPTTNTTQSLHLHHHYYHMSFENYGRGSDAKGIHFYQTIQLPQLQDQNLMIPRNFVERYWKDVSNPISLKLPNGSDCKMCWVQQGEDIWIQNWKRFARSLRCGDLLVFQYKGGSDFHVIIFDDSKLEIDYSSMRYNDDQEEEESENTEQPLKKKKINSNGSVVTPQGTSIDRRKINMNAIQQKVSEANSYSGGMGKTVKKCAKTKDGNERSCTSSNPSFTLTLPRSYVEGGKIRLRIPTQFSKEYMNELLQMNATIRSVGEDRTWDVKLIFDERKRNFEMRTGWKSFSQEHNLQIGDVCKFEMTQRRPLSFTITINRATKEPCPEQFQENQRVHEKSETTPVKDMEYVGNFEEGLLRSCAKTHGLKNSESPNLHNTFKVFVTSLFMLVVPSEFLKKHNISSGNSVELKVGEGTWFVEVSFNQHLDYGWFTKGWPEFVRECKVKIGDTCLFEIVDLENHVFKVSVILDV
- the LOC123913536 gene encoding B3 domain-containing transcription factor VRN1-like isoform X1 — translated: MEYIHRFGFVWTLGLKVKGNKCFLYSPPTTNTTQSLHLHHHYYHMSFENYGRGSDAKGIHFYQTIQLPQLQDQNLMIPRNFVERYWKDVSNPISLKLPNGSDCKMCWVQQGEDIWIQNWKRFARSLRCGDLLVFQYKGGSDFHVIIFDDSKLEIDYSSMRYNDDQEEEESENTEQPLKKKKINSNGSVVTPQGTSIDRRKINMNAIQQKVSEANSYSGGMGKTVKKCAKTKDGNERSCTSSNPSFTLTLPRSYVEGGKIRLRIPTQFSKEYMNELLQMNATIRSVGEDRTWDVKLIFDERKRNFEMRTGWKSFSQEHNLQIGDVCKFEMTQRRPLSFTITINRATKEPCPEQFQGCGHAENQRVHEKSETTPVKDMEYVGNFEEGLLRSCAKTHGLKNSESPNLHNTFKVFVTSLFMLVVPSEFLKKHNISSGNSVELKVGEGTWFVEVSFNQHLDYGWFTKGWPEFVRECKVKIGDTCLFEIVDLENHVFKVSVILDV